In Musa acuminata AAA Group cultivar baxijiao chromosome BXJ2-10, Cavendish_Baxijiao_AAA, whole genome shotgun sequence, a genomic segment contains:
- the LOC135581272 gene encoding uncharacterized protein LOC135581272, translating to MFSVQKRLVCLLSCNKSNIHLSSYQLCSLFSFSTAEEHSLNHRSNFTLVDPLESCELSSKEAAKRAKDGICEKELSSSSLSIEFFKQSGWTDAQVVKLMQKHTRFLRANLETVLKPKIRSLQDMGFSDTEIVQLVSSCLGLLHFRDIQPRINFWRSLLGSNERLIKACRRNMFLLTSSLAQKIEPNISLLRECGISEQNIAQMVVRLPSFLCHTEKCIKEAIKHVEELGVSRDCKTFPRALLTVVTLSRSRLDATFATLISYGWSQPDCVAAFRKHPSIWSLSKKTLCDKMTFLMKEAGCELTYIICRPVLLTYSLEKRLRPRYEVLNFLDQNKLLDKGHDLLSVILLSEEKFRNKFLFVLRKEKFIARYDSYVAAVRGKHHVVVEN from the coding sequence ATGTTTTCGGTGCAGAAGAGGCTCGTGTGCCTTCTCTCTTGTAACAAGTCCAACATTCATCTTTCCTCCTATCAACTCTGCAGTCTGTTTAGCTTTTCCACTGCCGAAGAGCACAGTTTAAATCATAGATCCAACTTTACGTTGGTCGACCCCCTTGAGTCATGTGAACTTTCCTCAAAAGAGGCTGCAAAAAGGGCCAAGGATGGCATctgtgaaaaagaactttcaagttCAAGTCTTTCCATTGAGTTCTTCAAGCAGAGCGGTTGGACTGATGCACAAGTCGTGAAGCTTATGCAGAAGCATACCAGGTTTCTACGTGCTAACTTAGAGACTGTCCTGAAGCCGAAGATAAGATCTTtgcaggacatgggattttctgacACTGAAATAGTTCAGCTGGTTTCATCATGTCTGGGTCTGCTCCATTTTCGTGATATCCAACCAAGGATCAACTTCTGGAGGTCACTTCTTGGTTCTAATGAGAGGTTAATTAAGGCCTGCAGGAggaacatgtttctccttacttctAGCTTGGCTCAAAAGATTGAGCCCAATATATCTCTCTTGAGGGAATGTGGCATCAGTGAGCAAAACATCGCGCAGATGGTAGTGAGACTACCAAGTTTTTTATGTCATACAGAAAAATGTATCAAGGAAGCGATCAAACATGTTGAGGAGTTGGGTGTGTCACGTGACTGTAAAACGTTCCCTCGTGCACTTTTAACAGTCGTGACCCTGAGCAGGTCCAGGCTTGATGCTACCTTTGCAACCCTGATCAGCTATGGGTGGTCCCAACCAGATTGCGTTGCTGCATTCAGGAAGCATCCATCCATTTGGTCTTTGTCAAAGAAGACCTTATGTGACAAGATGACATTCCTGATGAAGGAAGCTGGTTGTGAGCTGACATATATCATTTGCCGTCCGGTGCTTCTTACATAtagcttggagaagaggttgaGACCTCGATATGAAGTTCTGAATTTTCTTGATCAGAATAAATTGCTGGATAAAGGACATGACCTGCTATCTGTCATCCTGCTATCTGAAGAGAAGTTCAGAAACAAATTCCTTTTCGTGCTACGCAAGGAGAAATTTATTGCTCGATATGATTCCTATGTTGCTGCTGTGCGTGGAAAGCACCACGTTGTTGTGGAAAACTAG